A single window of Streptomyces sudanensis DNA harbors:
- a CDS encoding GNAT family N-acetyltransferase → MTTGTEPRPAVYEHAVDGFGTVRLVPVDPDRDAALLHSWVGEDRARFWGMRDMSVEDVRDVYAHLDSLTTHHAYLAHRDGVPVALFQTYDPEADRISECYEALPGDIGVHLLVAPAATPEPGFTAHLMEALVAYCLSGHRRIVAEPDAANAKAVALLARSGFELGPEVVLPEVVLPEVRLAQKRARLAFLGR, encoded by the coding sequence ATGACCACCGGCACCGAACCGCGCCCCGCCGTGTACGAGCACGCCGTCGACGGCTTCGGCACGGTCCGCCTCGTCCCGGTCGACCCGGACCGCGACGCCGCGCTGCTGCACTCCTGGGTCGGCGAGGACCGCGCCCGGTTCTGGGGCATGCGGGACATGAGCGTGGAGGACGTACGGGACGTCTACGCCCACCTGGACTCGCTGACCACCCACCACGCCTACCTGGCGCACCGCGACGGCGTGCCGGTCGCGCTGTTCCAGACCTACGACCCGGAGGCCGACCGGATCTCCGAGTGCTACGAGGCGCTCCCCGGCGACATCGGCGTCCACCTGCTGGTGGCGCCCGCCGCCACGCCCGAACCCGGCTTCACCGCGCACCTGATGGAGGCCCTCGTCGCGTACTGCCTGAGCGGTCACCGGCGGATCGTGGCGGAACCGGACGCGGCGAACGCGAAGGCCGTCGCGCTGCTGGCGCGCAGCGGCTTCGAACTCGGCCCGGAGGTGGTCCTGCCGGAGGTCGTCCTCCCGGAGGTGCGCCTCGCGCAGAAGCGGGCGCGGCTGGCGTTCCTCGGCCGCTGA
- a CDS encoding amidohydrolase family protein, which yields MSDPRAVLHVKGRVLVGPEDVRDELWVVDGRVAHTRPTGVHASDVRTVTGWALPGLVDAHCHVGLDAHGAVDAGTSEKQALAERDAGALLLRDAGSPADTRWIDDRDDLPKIIRAGRHIARTRRYIRNYAHEIEPADLVAYVAREARRGDGWVKLVGDWIDREVGDLTACWPRAEVEAAIAEAHRLGARVTAHCFAEESLRDLVEAGIDCVEHATGLTEDTIPLFAERGVAIVPTLVNIATFPRLAAGGEGRFPRWADHMRRLHERRYDTVRAAYDAGVPVFVGTDAGGALPHGLVAAEVAELVKAGIPALDALSATAWGARAWLGRPSLEEGAPADLVVYDEDPRADVRVLAAPRRVVLAGRVVL from the coding sequence ATGAGCGATCCCAGGGCGGTACTGCATGTGAAGGGGCGGGTGCTCGTCGGCCCGGAGGACGTCCGCGACGAACTGTGGGTCGTCGACGGCCGGGTCGCCCACACCCGGCCCACCGGCGTCCACGCGTCCGACGTCCGCACGGTGACCGGCTGGGCGCTGCCCGGCCTGGTCGACGCGCACTGCCACGTCGGCCTCGACGCGCACGGCGCCGTGGACGCGGGGACCAGCGAGAAGCAGGCCCTGGCCGAACGGGACGCGGGCGCGCTCCTCCTGCGCGACGCCGGTTCACCCGCCGACACCCGGTGGATCGACGACCGCGACGACCTGCCGAAGATCATCCGCGCGGGCCGGCACATCGCCCGCACCCGCCGCTACATCCGCAACTACGCCCACGAGATCGAGCCCGCCGACCTCGTCGCGTACGTGGCGCGCGAGGCCCGGCGGGGCGACGGCTGGGTGAAGCTCGTCGGCGACTGGATCGACCGGGAGGTGGGCGACCTGACGGCCTGCTGGCCGCGCGCCGAGGTCGAGGCGGCCATCGCCGAGGCCCACCGGCTCGGCGCCCGCGTCACCGCCCACTGCTTCGCCGAGGAGTCCCTGCGCGACCTGGTCGAGGCGGGCATCGACTGCGTGGAGCACGCCACGGGCCTCACCGAGGACACGATCCCGCTGTTCGCGGAACGCGGGGTCGCGATCGTCCCCACGCTGGTCAACATCGCCACGTTCCCGCGGCTCGCCGCCGGCGGGGAGGGGAGGTTCCCGCGCTGGGCGGACCACATGCGCCGGCTGCACGAGCGCCGCTACGACACGGTCCGCGCCGCCTACGACGCGGGCGTCCCGGTCTTCGTCGGCACCGACGCGGGCGGCGCCCTCCCGCACGGGCTCGTCGCCGCCGAGGTGGCCGAGCTGGTCAAGGCGGGCATCCCGGCCCTCGACGCGCTGTCCGCCACGGCCTGGGGCGCCCGCGCCTGGCTGGGGCGCCCCTCCCTGGAGGAGGGCGCCCCCGCGGACCTGGTCGTCTACGACGAGGACCCCCGCGCCGACGTGCGCGTCCTGGCGGCGCCCCGGCGGGTGGTCCTCGCCGGCCGCGTGGTCCTGTGA